CCGCACCAGCGCCTCGACCAGCGCGGAGGTGGCGGACAGTTGCGGCGCGTGGTCGCAGGCGAGGCTGACCACCTGTGCGCCGGGTACCCGCTGCTGCATCTCCCGCTGGGCCGCGAGCGGAAGAGTTCTGTCCTCGGTCGCCTCGATGTACAGGCGGGGCAGCCGGCCGAACCGTCCCGGGCTCCAGACGGGTGCGATGAGCCGGGCCGTCTCGAGTTGCGGCACCAGGCGCCGGGCAGCACCGATCGCATCCTCGGCACCGGCGCCGTGGAAGAAGACAGCCGCCCCGGCCTCCACCGGCACCGTCGTCCCCCGCCCGTCTGCCGTGGGCCGCAACCACTTCGAGATCCCGACAGGTGGGTGCAGGCCGATCTCCTCGCACAGATCACCGAACGTCCGGCCGGATTCGAGCATCATCCCGGCCACGTAGGCGACCCCGGCGATCCGCTCGTGCAGTCGCTCGGCGACGGCGGTGACGACGCCGCCACCGCCCGAGTGCCCGACCAGGAACACCGGGCCGTCGAGGGAGGCGACGAGTGCGGACACGGTGTCGGCGACGGTGTCGAGGGTGATCTCCTCGTCGGCGGCCCAGGTGCCGACCCCGGGAAGTGCCGGTGTGTGCGGAATGGCCCCCGCTGCGCGGAGTGGCCCGACGACGTTGTCCCACACCCACGGTCCCGCCCATGCCCCGTGGACGAGCACGACGTGCGGGGCGGTCATCGGCCCGTGCCGCCGTCGTTGGTGGCGCCGTGCGCCGCGAGCACGCGTGCGGCCTCACGGACCGCCGCCGTGTTCGCCTTGCCCTGGCGACTGCCGGCCAGCTTGGCCGCGATGTGGTCACGGACCGTGATCGGCTCGTACGCCAGGCCGCCGTCGGCGTCGAGATGGCTCGGCAGGGTGGAGATCACGGCGTCGGCATTGCCGTCGTGGAAGAACGCCACCGAACGTCGACGCATGATGGTGCCGTCGACGACGGGCGGCTTGACCCGGTGCAGCGTGGACATCCACCGGTCGTTCGTCAGCCGGGCGGTGAGATCTCCGAGGTTGATCAACAGGGCGTTCTCGGCCGGTGCGACGTCGTGCCACACACCGTCGGTGCCGAGTACCTGCAGACCGGCGACGCGGTCCGCCCACAGCACCGTCACGATGCCGAAGTCCGTGTGCTCACCCATCCCGGTGAGGTCGCCGTCCAGGGTGACCGGGCCCTCCGGAAGGGCGTAGTTGTTCATCCGGAGCACGTCGATCGAATGGTCGGTGAGGGGGTCGAAGTAGTCGTCGCTCTCGCCGAGTGCGTCGGCGAAGATCGTCGTCAGTGTCCGGGCGACGCGGGCCGCGTGAGCGAAGTATCGCTCGACCCGGGGCCGGAAGTCCGCGACGTCGGGCCAGACGTTGACGCCGTAGTCGCGCTCGTGCAGGTCGAGGGCGGTGAAGGACCTCGCCTCGACCCCGACGTTGAATGCCTCGAAGAAGTCGTTCATCCGCCCGGACGATTCGACGCCGAGACTCAGGCTCAGCGACTCGCTCTTCGGCGGGCTGTACCCGCGGTTGGCACCCTCGACGCGATAGGCCTTCTTCTCGGCGAGGGGGAGGCCGAAGAACGAGTCCACCGCACCGGCCAGCCCGTCGAGGACGTCGTCGGGTATGCCGTGCCCGAGGATCTGGATGAAGCCCACCTGTTCGCAGGCGCGGTCGATCTCCCACGCCACCCGGTCGCGATCGGTACGCGAACCCCCGTCGATGTAGGGACGGATGTCGATCACCGGAACCTCGAACGGTTCGTCCTGTCGGCTGGGTGTGTCGGTCACGGCCACTCCTTCGGCGTCGGCATGGGCATCGCTCACGCAAATATTGTCTCGGTCAATATTTCCGAGCTCTTTTCAATGACGTTTCGGGCGCGTGACGGAGTCGGGCGGGGCGTGCGGTCCGCCGTGCGGCCTTGATAGCGTGCGCGGATGGACGACGACCAGCGTGAACTCGCCTCCGCGGTCGGGACGACGCTGAGGACCGCACGGCTGGATGCCGACCTCACCCTCAACGAGCTGGCGAAGCGGACGGGCCTGTCGCAGCCGTTTCTCAGCCAGGCCGAGAACGGCAGGTCCCTCCCCAGCCTGATCAATCTCCATCGAGTGGCCCAGGCGCTGGGAACCACCGCGCACGCGATTCTCGAACGCAGTGCCCGGATCCCGACCACGCTGGTCGAAGCCCGGGTGAGTCGCAGTTTCGAGGTCTCGCCCGGAGCAACCGTGCGGTTCTGCGCTCCCGGTGGCCGCACGATGCAACCGAACGAGGTGACCGCGGCGGCCCGCACCTGCGCCGACTCGTCGACCGTGCATCCAGGTGAGGAGTTCGTCTACGTCGTCGAGGGGCAGGTGCGTATCGAGGTCGACGGGGAGGAGCCGTACCTGCTCGCAGCCGGGGACACCCTCTACTATCCGGCGACCGTGCCACACCGGTGGTTCAACGATTCCGACGAGCAGGCCCGGTTCCTCATGGTCAGCTCGCCGCCCGGGTTCTGAGGTCCGCTCGGCCCCACTGTACTTTGCCGGTTCGGCAAACTTTCTGGCGCTTTCGGGCAATGCTGTGGATCCTCGACGGCATGGACCACACGCACACCACCGAAGTCGACGCCCCCGCGAGCGAACTCTGGGACGCGAAGTATCTCGAGCGGGAACGGATCTGGAGCGGCGCGCCCAACCTCGTGCTCGTGGAGGAGACCGCGGACCTGCAGCCCGGAACCGCGCTCGAATTGGGAGCGGGCGAAGGCGCGGATGCGATCTGGCTCGCGAAGAAGGGCTGGCAGGTCACCGCGGTGGACGTCTCCGCGGTGGCGCTCGGTCGTGCGGCGCAGCATGCGACGGACGAAGGGGTGGCCGACCGGATCGGATGGGAACAGATGGATCTGGCGGCCGAGTTCCCGGAGGGCGAGTTCGATCTGGTCTCCGCCCACTACTTCCACTCGCACGGCGAGCTACCCCGCGAGCAGATCCTCGGATCGGCGGCCGACGCCGTGGCCGTCGGCGGCGTGTTGCTGGTCGTCGGGCACGCCGGCCCACCCTCGTGGGTGACCGACCACGACCACGGGGATCTGCCCACCCCGACCGAGGTGTACGAGGGGCTCCGGCCACGCGACGGCGAATGGGAGATCCTGAGCTGCAGGGAGCTTCAGGTGCCGATGACGGCTCCGGACGGCAGTGCCGGGGCGCGTTCCGACAACGTCCTGAAGATCCGCAGGCTGGTGCCCGCGGAACAGAAGCGGACGTGACGAACTCAGCGCGGGCGGGTGCGTGCGGCGGACGAGGACGCACGTTCGACGAGTTCCACGGGGAGAACGGCTGATTCGACATCACGCCCGGCGACGAGGTCGAGCAGGAGGTGGACCCCGGTGGCCCCGATGAGCCGTGCGGGCGAGCGGATCGTGGTCAGCGGAACCGGCAACTGGGCCGCCACCGGGATGTCGTTGTAGCCGACCAGCCCGAGGTCGTCCGGGATCGTCAGCCCCAGATCGCGCGCGACCCCGATGACGCCGATCGCGACGGTGTCGCTGACCGCGAAGATCGCCCGGGGGCGGTCCGGGCGGTCGAGTAGTGAGGTGGCTGCCGCGACACCGCCCGCGACGTCGAAGCCCGTCCGTCGCACCCGGTCGTCGGGGAGGTCGATTCCATACTCGGACAATCCGTTCCGAAAGCCGAACAGTCGTTCCTGGGCCGTCGTCGCGTGCGCGGGGCCCGCGATGACCGCGAGATCGGTGTACCCGCGTTCGACGAGGTGACGAGCCGCGAGACGGCCGCCCTGTGCGTCGTCTCCGGCCACATAGGGCAGCGTCGGGTCCGGGTGCCGGTTGAGCTGCAGCATCGGCAGTGATCGGGTCGACAGCGAGGCGAGGAAGTCCTCGCTCGGGCTGTGCAGACTGCTCAGCAGCAGCCCGTCCACCTGACGGCCGGACAGGAAGTCGACGGCGTCGCGCTGGGCGCCGAGGTCGTCCGGCGGGCTGGAGAGCAGGACGGAGTATCCCGCCGCGGTGGCGGTCTCCTCGATGCCCTGGAACATCGTCGCCACCACTCCGTCGGTGAGCCGTGGCATGACCACGCCGAGGGTCGTCGTCCGCCGGGTGCGCAGGCTCGCCGCCCACAGGTTGGGCTGGTACCCCAGCTCCGCGGCGGTGCGGCGGACCCGTTGGGCGGCGTCGGACCACCCGTCGGCGGGTTCCGGCTGGCGGAGTACGCGCGAGGCGGTGGAGACGTGGACCCCGGCCCGGTCCGCGATCTCCCGCAGGGTGGGCGGGCGCCCGGGCACGCGGGCAAGGCGATCGGTCACGGATCTCCTCGGTGGTCGGGTCGGCGTGTTTCGTGCCCTGTGCCGGTCGTGGTTGACGGCCGGATCGGCGGGCTCTACTGTACGTGACGCAAACGTTCGTGCAATCGTTTGCATGCCTTGCTCGAAGAGCCCGCACTGCCGAACACCGCACTCGCCGACCCGGAGGCCCCGACATGTCAGACGCCCAGACCCTCGCCGAACTGTTCGCCCTCGACACCCTGCTCGATCCCGAGGAGATCGCGATCCGCGACACGGTGCGGAAGTTCGCGAGCGAGCGGATCCGCCCCCACATCGCCGAGTGGTTCGAGGCAGGGGCGCTGCCGGTACGGGATCTCGCCCGGGAACTGGGGGGCCTCGGACTCCTCGGTATGCACCTCGAGGGTTACGGCTGCGCGGGCACCAGTGCGACGTCCTACGGGCTGGCCTGCCTCGAAGTCGAGGCCGTCGACTCGGGGATCCGTAGCCTCGTCTCGGTGCAGGGATCGCTCGCGATGTTCGCGATCCATCACTACGGCAGCGAGGAGCAGAAGCAGCAGTGGCTGCCGGGGATGGCGGCCGGAACGACGATCGGATGCTTCGGTCTCACCGAGCCCGACTTCGGATCCAACCCGGGCGGCATGCGCACCCACGCGAAGCGTGACGGCGACGACTGGGTGCTCAACGGCACGAAGATGTGGATCACCAACGGATCGGTCGCCGATGTCGCGGTGGTCTGGGCTCGGACCGAGGACGGCATCCGCGGATTCGTCGTCCCGACCGACAGCCCGGGCTTCTCCGCGCCCGAGATCACCGCCAAGATGTCGCTGCGTGCGTCCGTCACCTCGGAACTGGTGCTCGAGGACGTCCGGCTCCCGGCCGAGGCGATGCTCCCCGAGGCGAAGGGGCTCTCCGGGCCGCTCGGCTGCCTGAACGAGGCCCGGTTCGGGATCGTCTTCGGTGCGCTCGGTGCTGCGCGCGACTGCCTGGAGACGGCCATCGAGTACGCCACGCAGCGCACCGTCTTCGACAAGTCGCTCGCCGCGTACCAGATCACCCAGGTCAAGATCGCAGACATGGCGCTCGAACTGGGCAAGGGGCATCTGCTCGCGTACCACCTCGGTCGCCGCAAGGACGCCGGTACGCTCCGGCCGGAGCAGGTCAGCACCGGCAAGCTCAACAACGTGCGCGAGGCCATCGCCATCGCCCGCGAATGCCGAACCATCCTCGGCGCCAATGGAATCACCCTCGAGTACCCGGTCATCCGGCACGCGAACAACCTCGAGTCCGTTCTCACCTACGAGGGCACCTCGGAGGTGCACCAGCTCACGATCGGCCGCGCACTCACCGGCGAAGCCGCGTTCCGGTGACCGGCGCCGGCGCGCTCGACGGGGTGCTGATCGCCGACTTCGGACGCGTCCTCGCAGCTCCCTACGCGACGATGCTGCTCGCCGATCTCGGTGCTGAAGTGGTGAAGATCGAACGGCCCGGGCACGGAGACGACACGCGTCACTGGGGCCCGCCGTGGTCCGCGGAGCAGTCGACGTACTTCCAGTCGGTCAACCGCAACAAGCAGTCGGCCGCGTGGGACCTGCGCGATCCACGTGACCTCGCGTCGGCCCGTGCACTCGTGGCCCGCGCCGACGTGGTGGTGGAGAACCTGCTTCCCGGCACGATGGAAGGCTTCGGACTGGGGTACGACGCGGTGCGGCAGGACAATCCGGGCATCGTGTACTGCTCGGTGACCGGGTTCGGTGGAGCGAATCTCCTCCCGGGTTACGACCTGCTGGTCCAGGCGGTGGGTGGGCTGATGAGTGTCACCGGGCCGGACGAGCACACCCCGACCAAGGTCGGTGTCGCGATGGTGGATGTCGTGACCGGGTTGCATGCGGCGGTCGGTATTCTTGCCGCGCTGCGCCACCGGGAGCGCACCGGGCAGGGGCAGCGGGTCGAGGTGAACCTGCTGTCGTCGCTGCTGGCCGCGCTCACGAACCAGTCCTCGTCCTACGTCGCGGCCGGGGTCGTGCCGGCGGCGATGGGAAACCGACATCCCAGTATCACGCCGTACGAGTTGTACGAGACCGCCGATCGGCCGTTGGTGCTCGCCGTCGGAAACGATCGCCAGTTCCGCTCGCTCGCTGAGGTTCTCGGCCTCGGGTATCTGGCCGACGACCCCCGGTTCGAGACCAACGCTCGGCGCGTGGAGCACCGGGACGAGTTGCGGGACCAACTCGTCGTCGCCCTGTCCGCGCACTCGGCGGATCACTGGTTCGAGGCGCTGACCCGGGCCGGTGTTCCCTGTGGTCCCGTCAACGACATCGCCGGGGCCGTCGCGCTCGCCGAACGGCTGGGCCTCGCACCGGTGGTGGAGGTCGGCGGACGCGAGGGCGAGGACTCGGTTCGTCAGGTGGCCAACCCGATTCGACTGGGATCGACCCCGGTTCGATACCGGACTCCCCCGCCTCGTCTCGGCGAGCACACCGAGGCGGTTCACCGATCACTGTGTGCCGGGCGCGACGGGTCGTCGCCGTAGCCGGTGTGCCGGCGTCGGCGGGCGATCGCGAGGATCAATCCCGCTGCGACCGCGATCTGCCCGAACATCAGCGATGCGGGCAGTGCCAGCAATTCCCATCCGGTCGAGCGGTGGGTCTGCGACCACACGACGATGACGACTGCCAGCGTGACCGTCGAGATCTGGCCGAACGTCATCACGATCCTCGGCGCGCTGCGAGCATCGGAGCGACGGACCAGTCCCGGCGCTCCGGCGAGGACCCCTACCAGTGCGCAGACCAACCCCACCAGGGTCGGGAGCACGACCATCAACTCCACGGGCGCCCGAAGCTCGATCACGCCGCCGATCAGCAGCTGTGGCGCTACGAACAGCCAGATCGACACCGCACACAGCACCGAGATCACCGACACGTTCGAGAGCGTCTTCACAACGACAGCGTAGTGACGCCGGAGGAGGCCGTATTCGCCCTCCCGTCGGAGGATCGAGTCGATGACCTCGAGATATGGGCGATGGTGCTGCCTCGGTGTTTCGGTGCGCTCGATCGCGGGTAGTCGAGAGGCGTGCCACGCGCACGACAGACTGTCCGACCGAACCAGACCGAGGAGGTGTCGCTCTGTGCCGGAGGAAAATTCGGGTCCCACCGAGGGAGTCAAGGGCGTCGTGGAAGGCGTCAAGGGTAAGGCGAAAGAGGTCGCGGGTGCCGTCGCGGGTGACGACGAGCTGACACGGGAAGGCCGGGCTCAACAGGACAAGGCCGACGCGCAGCGGGAAGTCGCCGAGAAGGAGGCCGCTGCGGAGAAGGCGCGCGCCGAGGCAGCTGTTCAAGAAGAACGGCAGCGCGCCGAGCAGGAGTAGTCGCGGCAGTAGTAGTCGCGACCGACGTCTCCAGGCCGAATGGGTGTCCGGCTCCCGGTTCAGAGGTACTTCTCGAACGGATGCGGGCCGATCTCCTCGGCCGGGCGGTCGGGTCGTCCTGCCACACGAAACGCACCTGTAGTCGCTCGGTTCCGGTCATGTCGAACTACTGCTTCGGAAGCCCCGGCGGGTTGATCACCGAAACCTCGACGGCCTCGTTGGAGATGCCCCACCTGTCGAGAACCTCTGCGTAGGTGCCGTTGTCGATCAGATGGTTGATCGCCTCGTTGATCGCTTCGATCAGACCATTGTCCTTCTTGGTCAGCACCGCGATCTCACCCTGGAGGTCCTCGCCTGCGCCGGAGAAGGTCCCCGCGATCTCCGATTCACCGGACTGGGCGACATGGAAGGCGGACGCCGGGTTCGGCCCGAAGTACCCGTCGATGCGTCCCGATCCCAGCGCCAGGTAGTAGTCGGAAGCGTTCTGGTAGTAGAGGATCTCGGCCGGCTCGAGACCTGCGGCCACGTTCCGCTCGTTCCAGGCGACCAGAATGGCCTCCTGGTTCGTTCCCGAGCTCACGCCCACTTTCAGGCCCGCGACGTCTTCGGGGCCCTCGACGACGATGCCGCTGTCCTTCTTCACCTCGAAAGCGAGGTTGTCGAGGCGGTACGTCGAGAAGTCGTACTTCTCCTTGCGTTCCTCGGTGACCGTGACGTTGGAGATGAACACGTCGGCGGCCCCCGAGTCGATGCGGACGAAGTTCTGTGCCCAATCCGCGGCGGTGAGCTCGACCTCGAGGCCGAGGACGTCCGCGATGAGGTACGC
This genomic interval from Rhodococcus triatomae contains the following:
- a CDS encoding isopenicillin N synthase family dioxygenase; translated protein: MTDTPSRQDEPFEVPVIDIRPYIDGGSRTDRDRVAWEIDRACEQVGFIQILGHGIPDDVLDGLAGAVDSFFGLPLAEKKAYRVEGANRGYSPPKSESLSLSLGVESSGRMNDFFEAFNVGVEARSFTALDLHERDYGVNVWPDVADFRPRVERYFAHAARVARTLTTIFADALGESDDYFDPLTDHSIDVLRMNNYALPEGPVTLDGDLTGMGEHTDFGIVTVLWADRVAGLQVLGTDGVWHDVAPAENALLINLGDLTARLTNDRWMSTLHRVKPPVVDGTIMRRRSVAFFHDGNADAVISTLPSHLDADGGLAYEPITVRDHIAAKLAGSRQGKANTAAVREAARVLAAHGATNDGGTGR
- a CDS encoding CaiB/BaiF CoA transferase family protein, producing MTGAGALDGVLIADFGRVLAAPYATMLLADLGAEVVKIERPGHGDDTRHWGPPWSAEQSTYFQSVNRNKQSAAWDLRDPRDLASARALVARADVVVENLLPGTMEGFGLGYDAVRQDNPGIVYCSVTGFGGANLLPGYDLLVQAVGGLMSVTGPDEHTPTKVGVAMVDVVTGLHAAVGILAALRHRERTGQGQRVEVNLLSSLLAALTNQSSSYVAAGVVPAAMGNRHPSITPYELYETADRPLVLAVGNDRQFRSLAEVLGLGYLADDPRFETNARRVEHRDELRDQLVVALSAHSADHWFEALTRAGVPCGPVNDIAGAVALAERLGLAPVVEVGGREGEDSVRQVANPIRLGSTPVRYRTPPPRLGEHTEAVHRSLCAGRDGSSP
- a CDS encoding alpha/beta fold hydrolase produces the protein MTAPHVVLVHGAWAGPWVWDNVVGPLRAAGAIPHTPALPGVGTWAADEEITLDTVADTVSALVASLDGPVFLVGHSGGGGVVTAVAERLHERIAGVAYVAGMMLESGRTFGDLCEEIGLHPPVGISKWLRPTADGRGTTVPVEAGAAVFFHGAGAEDAIGAARRLVPQLETARLIAPVWSPGRFGRLPRLYIEATEDRTLPLAAQREMQQRVPGAQVVSLACDHAPQLSATSALVEALVRFTLGAEPERGQREADRAANRRRALRT
- a CDS encoding helix-turn-helix domain-containing protein, producing MDDDQRELASAVGTTLRTARLDADLTLNELAKRTGLSQPFLSQAENGRSLPSLINLHRVAQALGTTAHAILERSARIPTTLVEARVSRSFEVSPGATVRFCAPGGRTMQPNEVTAAARTCADSSTVHPGEEFVYVVEGQVRIEVDGEEPYLLAAGDTLYYPATVPHRWFNDSDEQARFLMVSSPPGF
- a CDS encoding ABC transporter substrate-binding protein; translated protein: MSLLHRPITFRRPTSPPRHARALIAALSTTALLAVAACGSDAEAGSAASDTAAEGYNLTADQDRITTDEVPEIAAKVPQAIRDKGTLAVTGAAGSVPPLRFYAEDDKTIIGSETDFAYLIADVLGLEVELTAADWAQNFVRIDSGAADVFISNVTVTEERKEKYDFSTYRLDNLAFEVKKDSGIVVEGPEDVAGLKVGVSSGTNQEAILVAWNERNVAAGLEPAEILYYQNASDYYLALGSGRIDGYFGPNPASAFHVAQSGESEIAGTFSGAGEDLQGEIAVLTKKDNGLIEAINEAINHLIDNGTYAEVLDRWGISNEAVEVSVINPPGLPKQ
- a CDS encoding LacI family DNA-binding transcriptional regulator, whose amino-acid sequence is MTDRLARVPGRPPTLREIADRAGVHVSTASRVLRQPEPADGWSDAAQRVRRTAAELGYQPNLWAASLRTRRTTTLGVVMPRLTDGVVATMFQGIEETATAAGYSVLLSSPPDDLGAQRDAVDFLSGRQVDGLLLSSLHSPSEDFLASLSTRSLPMLQLNRHPDPTLPYVAGDDAQGGRLAARHLVERGYTDLAVIAGPAHATTAQERLFGFRNGLSEYGIDLPDDRVRRTGFDVAGGVAAATSLLDRPDRPRAIFAVSDTVAIGVIGVARDLGLTIPDDLGLVGYNDIPVAAQLPVPLTTIRSPARLIGATGVHLLLDLVAGRDVESAVLPVELVERASSSAARTRPR
- a CDS encoding acyl-CoA dehydrogenase family protein, which translates into the protein MSDAQTLAELFALDTLLDPEEIAIRDTVRKFASERIRPHIAEWFEAGALPVRDLARELGGLGLLGMHLEGYGCAGTSATSYGLACLEVEAVDSGIRSLVSVQGSLAMFAIHHYGSEEQKQQWLPGMAAGTTIGCFGLTEPDFGSNPGGMRTHAKRDGDDWVLNGTKMWITNGSVADVAVVWARTEDGIRGFVVPTDSPGFSAPEITAKMSLRASVTSELVLEDVRLPAEAMLPEAKGLSGPLGCLNEARFGIVFGALGAARDCLETAIEYATQRTVFDKSLAAYQITQVKIADMALELGKGHLLAYHLGRRKDAGTLRPEQVSTGKLNNVREAIAIARECRTILGANGITLEYPVIRHANNLESVLTYEGTSEVHQLTIGRALTGEAAFR
- the mbp1 gene encoding microaggregate-binding protein 1; translated protein: MPEENSGPTEGVKGVVEGVKGKAKEVAGAVAGDDELTREGRAQQDKADAQREVAEKEAAAEKARAEAAVQEERQRAEQE
- a CDS encoding SAM-dependent methyltransferase; the encoded protein is MDHTHTTEVDAPASELWDAKYLERERIWSGAPNLVLVEETADLQPGTALELGAGEGADAIWLAKKGWQVTAVDVSAVALGRAAQHATDEGVADRIGWEQMDLAAEFPEGEFDLVSAHYFHSHGELPREQILGSAADAVAVGGVLLVVGHAGPPSWVTDHDHGDLPTPTEVYEGLRPRDGEWEILSCRELQVPMTAPDGSAGARSDNVLKIRRLVPAEQKRT